One Pomacea canaliculata isolate SZHN2017 linkage group LG9, ASM307304v1, whole genome shotgun sequence DNA segment encodes these proteins:
- the LOC112572911 gene encoding LOW QUALITY PROTEIN: E3 ubiquitin-protein ligase HUWE1-like (The sequence of the model RefSeq protein was modified relative to this genomic sequence to represent the inferred CDS: inserted 1 base in 1 codon), with protein sequence MAVQVLTSKSCSEEGLDDATSLLLQLSWANNATRHAILCLLLEGARTLGLTVCQHISMLLEELRELNXKHQDDEETREVEISTMQQVKGILTDRFKTGSNVIVSAPTKFKSGRELQLPSMSQLTNKTSSQHFFLRILKVIIQLREAARSAFKKKLPRGGSPDLSAIVDFVGDLDYEAEPFMDLVRQRVTSQHRSLQQAHTHLGTSSSSRAGLRAALGVSDSIQLASSQQSESARDAEEEGPGSGSERLGQGGSSRGTPMEVDGAGSKQKTKKEEEVPQLPRLSEQLKLEELWAMLSDCLKELARTPDQHAVLILQPAVEAFFIVHAGEKDVKRNDVFTPKREDQLAHLNMEMAPPSPSPGPSSAPEHTVSGITRENSSASITHLPPDTQKFLKFAETHRTVLNQILRQSTLPLAEGPFSVLVDHTRMLDFDVKRRYFRQELERAEEGLRREDLPVHVRREHVFEDSFRELFRRTPEEWKQRFYIVFEGEEGQDAGGLLREWYLIISREIFNPNYALFLTSPGDRVTYTINPSSHCNSNHLSYFKFVGRIIAKAIYDNKLLECYFTRSFYKHVLGLAVKYTDMESEDYSFYQGLVFLLENNISDLGYDLTFATEIQEFGVTETRELMPNGSNIAVTEENKREYVKLVCQMKMTGAIRQQLNAFLEGFYDIIPKKLVAIFTEQELELLISGLPTIDIDDLKANTEYHKYQPTSLQIQWFWRALRSFDQAERANFLQFVTGTSKVPLQGFAYLEGMNGNQKFQIHRDDRSTDRLPSAHTCFNQLDLPAYETYDKLRKMLLLAVSECSEGFGLA encoded by the exons ATGGCAGTCCAG GTGTTAACATCCAAGTCCTGTTCAGAAGAAGGTTTAGATGATGCAACAAGTCTCTTGTTGCAATTGTCTTGGGCCAATAATGCCACACGGCATGCAATTCTATGCCTGTTGTTAGAAGGAGCACGCACCCTGGGTCTTACTGTGTGCCAGCACATCAG CATGCTGCTAGAGGAGCTGAGGGAACTGA GCAAGCATCAGGATGATGAAGAGACAAGAGAAGTGGAGATAAGTACAATGCAACAAGTGAAGGGCATTCTTACAGACAG GTTCAAAACAGGAAGCAATGTTATTGTCTCAGCCCCAACAAAATTCAAATCAGGTCGAGAGCTTCAACTTCCATCAATGTCACAGCTGACAAACAAAACCTCCAgtcaacatttctttctgcGCATCCTTAAGGTTATCATCCAGCTGCGAGAAGCTGCACGGTCTGCATTCAAGAAGAAGTTGCCACGTGGAG GCTCTCCAGACCTCTCTGCCATTGTTGACTTTGTTGGGGACTTGGATTATGAAGCAGAACCTTTTATGGACCTTGTTCGCCAGCGGGTTACATCCCAGCATCGCTCTCTCCAGCAGGCCCACACTCACCTAGGCACTTCAAGTTCCTCCAGAGCAGGATTGCGTGCAGCTCTGGGTGTCAGTGACTCCATACAGCTTGCTAGCAGTCAGCAGTCAGAGAGTGCAAGGGATGCTGAGGAGGAGGGTCCAGGCAGTGGCTCAGAGCGTTTAGGGCAGGGTGGATCCAGCAGGGGCACTCCAATGGAAGTTGATG GTGCTGGCAGTAAACAGAAAActaagaaggaggaggaggttcCACAGCTGCCACGTTTGAGTGAGCAACTGAAGTTGGAGGAGCTATGGGCTATGCTGAGTGACTGCCTGAAGGAGCTAGCCCGCACTCCAGACCAGCATGCTGTTCTCATCCTTCAGCCAGCTGTGGAGGCTTTCTTCATTGTACATGCAG GTGAAAAAGATGTGAAGAGAAATGACGTCTTCACACCCAAGAGAGAAGACCAGTTAGCCCACCTTAACATGGAGATGGCTCCACCTTCTCCATCACCTGGGCCATCATCTGCCCCAGAACACACTGTTTCTGGTATAACAAGAGAAAACTCGTCAGCATCTATCACCCATTTACCACCAGACACACAGAAGTTTCTTAAGTTTGCAG AGACACACCGAACTGTGCTGAATCAGATTTTGAGACAGTCAACATTGCCATTGGCAGAGGGACCATTTTCAGTGCTTGTTGACCACACCCGGATGCTGGATTTTGATGTAAAGCGCCGCTATTTTCGGCAGGAGCTAGAACGTGCAGAAGAAGGATTGCGCAGAGAAGACTTGCCTGTACATGTGCGCCGCGAACATGTCTTTGAGGACTCCTTCCGAGAACTTTTCCGCCGCACACCAGAAGAATGGAAGCAAAGATTTTATATCGTCTTTGAAG GTGAAGAAGGCCAGGATGCAGGAGGACTGTTGCGAGAATGGTATCTCATAATATCCCGGGAAATCTTCAATCCGAATTATGCACTTTTCCTGACTTCACCTGGAGATCGTGTCACATACACCATCAATCCCTCTTCTCACTGTAACTCCAACCATCTCAGTTACTTCAAGTTTGTTGGGCGCATTATTGCGAAGGCCATCTATGACAACAAACTGCTAGAATGTTACTTCACGCGCTCCTTCTACAAGCATGTTCTAGGCCTGGCAGTGAA ATACACAGATATGGAGAGTGAAGACTACAGTTTCTACCAGGGTCTGGTCTTCCTGTTGGAGAACAACATCAGTGACCTTGGGTATGACCTCACATTCGCAACAGAA ATCCAAGAGTTTGGGGTGACAGAGACAAGGGAGCTGATGCCCAATGGGAGCAACATAGCTGTGACAGAGGAGAACAAACGAGAGTACGTGAAGCTAGTGTGCCAGATGAAGATGACTGGTGCTATCCGACAGCAGCTCAACGCTTTCCTAGAGGGTTTCTATGACATCATCCCTAAAAAACTGGTGGCCATCTTCACAGAGCAGGAACTGGAGCTACTCATCTCAGGGTTGCCCACTATCGATATTGATGACCTCAAAGCCAATACAGAGTATCACAAATACCAGCCCACATCGCTTCAG ATCCAGTGGTTCTGGCGGGCTCTGAGGTCATTTGACCAAGCAGAGAGAGCCAATTTCCTGCAGTTTGTAACGGGAACATCCAAAGTCCCTCTGCAAGGCTTTGCTTACCTTGAAGGAATGAATGGCAACCAAAAGTTCCAGATTCATCGTGACGATCGTTCTACTGACCGTCTGCCTTCTGCCCACACATG